The sequence ctggtcttacatttaggtctttaatccattttgagtttatttttgtatagggtgttagggagtgttctaatttccttcttttacatgtagctgtccagttttcccagcaccactaattgaagagactgtcttttttccactgtatattcttgcctcctttgtcataaattaggtgaccataggtacatgggtttatctctggactttctatcctgttccattgatctatatttctgtttctgtaccggtaccatattgtcttgactactgtagctctgtagtataatctgaagtcagggagtctgattcctccagctccgtttttttccctcaagactgctttggctattcgaggtcttttgtgtctccatacaaattttgagattttttgttctagttctataaaaaatgccactgggaatttgatagggattgcattgaatctgtagattgctttgggtagtatagtcattttcaaaatattgagtcttccaatccaagaacatggcatatccctccatctgtttgtgttatctttgatttatttcatcagtgtcttatagtgttctgagtacaggtcttttacctccttaggtaggtttattgctaggtattttattctttttgttgcaatggtgaatgggattgtttccttaatttctctttctgatctttcattgttagtgtataggaatgcaagagatttctgtgcattaattttgattcctgcaactttactaaattcattgattagctctagtactttcctggtggcatctttaggattctttatgtattgtatcatgtcatctgcaaacagtgacagtttttcttcttgttttccaatttgtattccttttatttctttttcttctcattgccgtggctaggacttccaaaactatgctgaataatagtggtgagagtggacatccttgtcttcttcctgatcttagaggaaatgctttcactttttcaccattgagaatgatgtttgctgtgggtttgtcatatatggcctttattatgttgaggtaggttccctctatgcccactttctggagagtttttatcataaatgggtgttgaattttgtcaaaagctttttctgcatctactgagatgatcatatggtttttattcttcagtttgttaatatggtgtatcaccattgattgatttgcgtatactgaagaatccttgcatccctgggataaatccctcttgatcatggtatatgatccttttaatgtgttgttggattctgtttgccagcagcttgttgaggatttttgcacctatattcagcagtgatattggtctgtaattttttttcgtagtatctctgtctggtttttttttctctgtctggttttggtttcagggtgatggtggcctcgtagaatgagtttgggagtgttccttcctctgcaattttttggaagagtttgagaaggatgggtgttagctcttctctaaatatttgatagaattcacctgtgaagccatctggtcctggacttttgtttgttggaagatttctaatcacagtttcaatttcattacttgtgattggtctgttcatattttctatttcttcctggttcagtcttggaaggttatacctttctaagaatttgtctgtttcttccaggttgtccattttattggcatagagttgcctgtagtagtctaggatgctttgtatttctgcagtgtctgctgtaacttctccttttttcatttctaattttattgatttgagtcctctccctctttttcttgatgagtctggctaaaggtttatcaattttgtttatctcctcaaagaaccagcttttagttttaNNNNNNNNNNNNNNNNNNNNNNNNNNNNNNNNNNNNNNNNNNNNNNNNNNNNNNNNNNNNNNNNNNNNNNNNNNNNNNNNNNNNNNNNNNNNNNNNNNNNNNNNNNNNNNNNNNNNNNNNNNNNNNNNNNNNNNNNNNNNNNNNNNNNNNNNNNNNNNNNNNNNNNNNNNNNNNNNNNNctaactttgggttttgtttgttcttctttctctagttcctttaggtgtaaggttagattgtttatttgagatgtttattgaggtaggattgtatttctgtaaacttccctcttagaactgcttttgctgcatcccataggttttggattgttgtgttttcattgtaatttgtctctaggtatttttttatttcctctttgatttcttcagtgatctcttggtatgtagtaacatattttttagcctccatgtgtttgtgttttttatgtttctttcgctgtaactgatttctaatctcatagcattgtggtcggaaaagatgcttgatgtgatttcagttttcttaaatttaccgaggctcgatttgtgacccaagatgtgatctattctggagaatgttctgtgtgcacttgagaagaaagtgtaatcttctgtttttggatggaatgtcctataaatattaattaaatgtatctggtctattgtgtcatttaaaactgtgcttccttattaattttctgtctggatgatctgtccattggtgtaaatagggtgttaatgtcccccactattactgtgctactgtcgatttcctcttttatagctgttagcagttgccttatgtattgaggtgctcctatgttgggtacatatataattgttatatcttcttcttggattgatccctggatcattatgtagtgtccttccttgtctcttgtaacattctttattttaaagtctattttaactgatatgagtattgttactgcagctttcttttaatttccatttgcatggaatatatttttccatcccctcactttcagtctgtatgtgtccctaggtctgaggtgggtctcttgtagacagcatatgtatgtgtcttgtttttgtatctactCAGCGAGCTTGTGTCtcttgcttggagcatttaatccattcacgtttaaggtaattattgatatgtattaccattttcttaattgttattggggtttttttgtgggtcctttttttctcttgtgtttcccacttagagaagttcctttagcatttgttgtagagctggtttggcagtgctgaattctcttagcttttgcttgtctgtaaagcttttgatttctccatcaaatctgaatgagatccttgccgggtagagtaatcttggttgtaggttcttccctttcatcacttcaaatatatcatgccactcccttctggctgtagagtttctgctgagatatcagctgttaatcttatgggagttcccttgtatgttatttgtcatttttcctttgttgctttcaacagtttttctttgtctttaatttttgtcaatttgattactatgtgtctcgacatgtttctccttgggtttatcctacttgggactctctgtgcctcctggacttgggtggctatttcctttcccatgttagggaagttttccactatactctcttcaaatattttctcgggtcctttctctctctcttctccttctggcatccctataatgcgaatgttggtgccttgaatgttgtcccagaggtatcttaggatgtcttcatttcttttcattcttttttctttattttgttccgtggcagtgaattccaccattctgttttccaggtcacttatccattcttctgcctcagttattctgctattgattccttctagtgtatttttcatttcagttattgtattgttcatctctgtttgttctttaattcttctagtgtttgttccttaattcttctaggtctttgttacacatttcttgcgtcttcttgatctttgcctccattctttttgcaaggtcctggatcatcctcactatcattattctgaattcgttttctggaaggttgcctatctccacttcatttagttgtttttctggggtttcatctcgttcctacatagtcctctgccttttcaatttgtctatctttctgtgaatgtggttttcattccacaggctgcagaactgtagttcttcttgcttttgctgtctgccctctgctggatgaggctatctaagaggcttgtgcccAGGCTGTGATCCTTGAAGGGCTGGTTTCCCAGACCTGCCCTGGATGTGACACCAATTGTTTCTCTAGGTTTAGGGCCCTGACCTAACAGGCATAAAAGTTGGGGTGATTCCTAATGTGAGTGAAGAACACATCCCAGGATAACGGCAAACAGCCTCTTGAATCATATTAACATTCTCCTCCTGATACACTGTGCTAACCATAGGccttcttaattttcttagcCAAATGTCAGAAACAGAAGAAAGCCATTCCATCATATATCTCCAAGGGGGCTAAAACCATTATGCATAAAAAACCTCCAGAATCACTGGCTTCAAAATATGTGTCTGGCTTTTTTGACTATGGAAGAAAGATTCCAAATAAAATCATTTGGCCTGTCCAATTTGCACAGAGATGGCTTGATATAGGACAAATCAGACAGATTACCTTGGATAAGTTGTTAAGTGCCACAGTTTACAGAAAAGGGATTCTTAACTGGGGTTCCTGGACTCTAGGGCCTCCACAGATGGGCACTAGTGGGGGGTGTCACCAAATCCCCTGAAACCATAGGCAAATTTGGTATTTATGTGCTATGGGCATCGTTTTGAGGAATATAAAATCTGCCCCATATCTCAGAAAAATCAGTAGAACCTGAAAGGTGTGGTGACttcaaaacgaaacaaaacaaaacaaaaggagaacAACAAAGGAAGCTGTTTCTGGATTTCCCTGGGAGAAGCTTACTGTGAGGATTCCTCCATCCTGGCTGTTCAGTAGAGACAGGCACTTCCTGCTCACCTCCATGGCCCAAACCTACAACAGGGAGCAGGAGAAAGAGTTTGCCTGTCCTGGTCATGgtcctctgcctcttccttctcAGCGCTCAAGTAGAACCGACCActctccactccctccctctcGCCACCATCACGTCTGTCCACGTTTCCTTCACAACATCTTCTATTGCTCTCATTTCTTCCCACGTCCAACTCCCCTAACTACAGGGTGACACCTTGACAGCAGGGACCACATCATATTTGACTTTGTAAATGCAGAACCTAGCACCGTGCTCAGCGCCCTGGATACTCAACTGGTTTTCAGAATCAATACCTGACAGAGAGACTCATCTGTCCCTCGGGAGTGCAGGGACAGAGCGTCTGCCCCATTCCCACTGCAAGTGTAGAAGCACTGCCGTGCGCTTCTATCCTCTTTGCAGAAATGAGAACAGTTCTATGCAACAGAACGGGTTAAGGTAGGGAGAAAAGAAGGTGGTACCTCAGAGACAAAGGGGGACTGAAGACACAAGTTCATCATGAGTCCCAGGAGGGTATATATGACCTCTCTGAACAGGTCCACATCCTCCTCACACTTGGCCTTTGGAAACAAAACAAGGTGATCAGTGATCTTCCTGCAGCTGGTCATGGTCATCTGTTCCCCTTGGCGATGGTCTCAGTATCACTCACACTCCCTAAAATTGTCAGTGTCATGAACCTAAGTGATGTGGGAAGATCTGAGACCGGTTTACAGCACAGAGTGTGTGGCGCCTCATGTCGTATGTCATATGTTGTATGCCCTGGGTTCAAACTCCAGATGGAGCTGCTGAAATGGGTGCTCAAGCCAGCTCCACAGAAAACCCTTCGAACATCTCCGGGGTGGAAGAGACTTGATCTGGAGGACTCTGTAAGGCCAGCTGCCCATCAAACCTACTGTTACAGAAAGGGTAAGCCACTGGCCCCAGCACCCTCAAACAGAATTTTTGGAAAAGCCAGATAATGAAGAAGAAGCCAATGCCCTCAAAGCAGGTAAAAGACCAACTTTGACTAGAAAAGCTGAAATACCATGAGGCCCAAACAGGCATCCATGAATTCTTCAGAGGCAGACATCTGTCTTCGGGTGGCAGCCTCAGCGCTGAGGTTTCCCATAATGGCAATACACTGGCAGAGAGCTGAGGTGTTGGTGACCTTGGGATCTCTCTTCTAAAAGGGGATAAAGAGAAAGCGAATCTGCAGAGAGCAGGCAAATGATGCCAGAATAATCTCTAGGGGCATCCCTCACTCACCAAAATGTCTGGGAACCAAATAGTGTTATGCCACATGGGGACATCGGTGGGGTCACACTGGCAGAAAGGAAGGAGGCACACAGAGGGGGAGACCCCAAATCACCTTGGCCTGGAATAGGGAGGCCTAGGGCTTAGTCCCAGTCACTCCATCAACTAGCTGGGGGCACTGGAACAAGTCCTGTCCCTTCTCAGACCTtccatttccacatctgtgaaatacTGGGGTGTCAGTATGCCCTCTAAGGTCCCCCGAAACTTCTATGGCTCACTGGGGACAGGTCTAGTCACAGCACACTCTCCTGGAGGATTCCCGGCCTGGCAATTTTCTCCCTCATCAGCTCCAACCACCACACCTGCCCTCCTGACCGAGATGACTGCCATTCAGGGGACAGGGTTGCACGTGGTACTTATGACGGGACTTGGCTCAGAAGAAGACTGATGGAGACCGACAAACTCTCCGCCTTCGCCTACTGCAGCCCCCAGGCAGGCTTTCCTCCCCTGTAACCAGCTCTGCCCATATGCCATCTCCACCTGCCCCCACTGCAGCTGTTTCAACAACCAAGACTTGTATAAATTCCAGCTGTGAATACATGATTAATCAACCTGAGAGGCAACAGTTGTTCTGGGGGTAAACTGTGTTGAGACAGCCCCACTCATGCTCCCAAAAGGGTCTGTCACAGGTGATAAAATGAGGGCTTACTCACCAGCACGCCCGTCAGTGCCAGGAGAACATCTGGAAGGCTGGCCTGGAACCAGACGTGGAATCTGTCGAGAGAACATCAGCCATGATTTATTTCTACCCCGTGCAAACTAAAACATAAATACAGCATCTTGGGTGATGGAGCAGACCGTCCAACCCTGGGCCCGTGTGATTTGCCCCTGCATGGATGATTCATTCGGAACCAAAAAAGGTCATCACTGGGCAGGTAATGTGGCTTTACTTTTTCTTAGCCTGGAGACTTGCCTTTGATGTTAAACAACAGATCTCAGAGGGCGGCTCTCTCATGCAGAAGCTGCCGGAATCCCTAGGTTTCTGCTGAACTGACTTAGCACCACCCCCGCCCTCCCCTTGCTTTGAGTCTACACGCTGTGTGCCGTGCAAACAGGAGACACGGTGTAAGCATGTTTACGTGTCACAGCCGTGAGGAGGGCCCCGAGGCACACACACCTCCACCAGCTAGAGAGACGAGTACACCCTCCCAGCCCGTGCTGATGGCCGGCTGCCAGCACAAACAGCTCTCTCTCATTGCATGACCGTTCCTAAGTAAGACGCCCTAAAgttgatgaggaaattaaaaacaaaacaagatgcagtttttaaaaaactgaaaagttaTGAAAATCTAAGACCTTTACTGTCTTCCCCAGAAGCagctaaacaaagaaaaaaaaaaaaaagcgtgggGGATGGTTACCCATACTGCCCCTGGCGGCCGGGAGGGCTCTACTTTGTTACTgtgtttctcctccctccccctccctctctccctctctccctctctttctctctcatttaatcAACAAATGTCTGCCAGGCACTTCCTATTAGGCACTGATTAGGGGAAGAAGCCTCACCGCATAGCAGATTTGCTTGCTGGGAGAGTTACTGTTCTAAAAATGTTACTGCTCCCAAGCTCATTGAGGGCCGGGTCGCCCCCTGCACCTAGAGGGACTGGAACGGGAGTGGCTGACCACAGCCCCTGAAGACATCAGCTGTCCTACGCAGTGAATCCTGTGATGCTCAGTTGGTCTAGCCTCCCATGTGCCGCACGTTTTAGAAGATCAGACAGTTCA is a genomic window of Physeter macrocephalus isolate SW-GA chromosome 16, ASM283717v5, whole genome shotgun sequence containing:
- the LOC112066900 gene encoding tetratricopeptide repeat protein 12 isoform X1, whose protein sequence is MRSLLAGDAVSWRSAHPEGVMDFCRLLEALVSFLDFSDKKANSAMGLLTDLALEERFHVWFQASLPDVLLALTGVLKRDPKVTNTSALCQCIAIMGNLSAEAATRRQMSASEEFMDACLGLMAKCEEDVDLFREVIYTLLGLMMNLCLQSPFVSEVWAMEVSRKCLSLLNSQDGGILTVSFSQGNPETASFVVLLLFCFVSF
- the LOC112066900 gene encoding tetratricopeptide repeat protein 12 isoform X2 encodes the protein MRSLLAGDAVSWRSAHPEGVMDFCRLLEALVSFLDFSDKKANSAMGLLTDLALEERFHVWFQASLPDVLLALTGVLKRDPKVTNTSALCQCIAIMGNLSAEAATRRQMSASEEFMDACLGLMAKCEEDVDLFREVIYTLLGLMMNLCLQSPFVSEVWAMEVSRKCLSLLNSQDGGILTSGHGSNLNAHRQTNG